The following coding sequences lie in one Apium graveolens cultivar Ventura chromosome 3, ASM990537v1, whole genome shotgun sequence genomic window:
- the LOC141711634 gene encoding PRA1 family protein H isoform X2, giving the protein MSFSANPLALSVPEPAFESWLRDTGYLEVLDQKTSDLSAAVASSDSSAATTSFHPAGIHTGVFISLLSRIWTLISLLTINPFAKLTAGDISGETPAWTSGFIGFYDSYSFPSSTDQARMRVHENFKRYAKNYFSLFVLFFACSLYQMPLALFGLISCMALWDVFRCYGNRWGLDEYPVLNQTLFISMQLETILSSIQAFSNSTCSQIIVFPRHSLCFRAVISWKTVGYCL; this is encoded by the exons ATGTCGTTCTCAGCAAACCCACTAGCTCTAAGCGTACCCGAGCCGGCCTTCGAATCATGGCTCCGAGACACCGGCTACCTCGAAGTCCTCGACCAGAAAACCTCCGACCTCTCCGCCGCCGTCGCCTCCTCCGACAGTTCCGCCGCCACAACCAGCTTCCACCCTGCTGGAATTCACACCGGAGTATTCATTTCCCTGCTTTCAAGAATTTGGACCCTAATTTCTCTTTTGACTATCAATCCTTTTGCGAAACTCACCGCCGGCGATATTTCCGGCGAGACGCCGGCGTGGACAAGTGGGTTTATTGGTTTTTATGATTCTTATAGCTTTCCTTCTTCTACTGATCAAGCTCGCATGAGGGTTCATGAAAATTTTAAGCGTTATGCTAAGAATTATTTCTCCTTGTTTGTGCTGTTCTTCGCCTGTTCTCT GTATCAGATGCCTCTTGCTCTTTTTGGATTGATATCATGTATGGCGCTTTGGGATGTGTTCAGATGTTATGGAAACCGTTGGGGATTAGATGAATACCCAGTGCTCAACCAGACATTGTTTATTAGTATGCAACTCG AAACTATTTTAAGTTCAATTCAGGCGTTCTCAAATTCCACTTGCTCCCAGATAATAGTTTTCCCGAGGCATTCATTATGTTTCAGAGCCGTTATATCTTGGAAAACTGTTGGCTATTGCTTGTAG
- the LOC141710579 gene encoding uncharacterized protein LOC141710579 isoform X1 yields MDKAMMLLIKRASKKGDDGAPSGPSRVGHSVSIELLDDQGNRIVEDVEKAMPDVEPADLNPRKRGRREVEGENCGDGGIVEGDASVGGVNRTLTLVGNRATMAPTIDPRQKKGVVRVDIQPHERWTGRTTVLLRVFDLFHLPQDAIAFDGRRREDLADRCKSRAGRFLADFMHIVEEFRTDGNDAACKRLEAEVSSPRVERKKTHGRLFRIGKKIVRFDGG; encoded by the exons ATGGACAAGGCAATGATGCTGCTTATTAAGAGAGCCTCGAAGAAAGGTGATGATGGTGCCCCTTCTGGTCCCTCGAGGGTTGGGCATTCTGTATCAATTGAGCTACTGGATGACCAAGGAAATAGAATCGTGGAAGATGTTGAGAAGGCTATGCCAGATGTGGAGCCGGCTGATTTGAATCCTCGCAAGAGGGGTCGTCGAGAAGTCGAAGGGGAGAATTGTGGAGATGGTGGGATTGTTGAAGGGGATGCGTCGGTTGGTGGGGTGAATAGAACCCTTACACTGGTTGGTAACAGGGCGACGATGGCCCCTACCATCGACCCCCGACAGAAAAAAGGAGTTGTGAGGGTTGATATCCAGCCCCATGAACGCTGGACAGGTAGAACAACTGTGTTGTTGAGGGTTTTCGATCTTTTTCATCTCCCTCAAGATGCGATTGCTTTCGATGGGCGTCGTCGAGAGGATTTAGCGGATCGTTGTAAGAGCCGTGCTGGAAGG TTCCTCGCAGATTTTATGCATATTGTAGAAGAATTTCGCACTGACGGCAATGATGCGGCTTGTAAGAGATTAGAGGCGGAGGTGAGTTCTCCCAGGGTCGAGAGAAAAAAAACTCATGGCAGGTTATTCAGAATTGGAAAAAAGATCGTCAGATTTGACGGCGGATAA
- the LOC141710579 gene encoding uncharacterized protein LOC141710579 isoform X2, whose translation MDKAMMLLIKRASKKGDDGAPSGPSRVGHSVSIELLDDQGNRIVEDVEKAMPDVEPADLNPRKRGRREVEGENCGDGGIVEGDASVGGVNRTLTLVGNRATMAPTIDPRQKKGVVRVDIQPHERWTGRTTVLLRVFDLFHLPQDAIAFDGRRREDLADRCKSRAGRILCIL comes from the exons ATGGACAAGGCAATGATGCTGCTTATTAAGAGAGCCTCGAAGAAAGGTGATGATGGTGCCCCTTCTGGTCCCTCGAGGGTTGGGCATTCTGTATCAATTGAGCTACTGGATGACCAAGGAAATAGAATCGTGGAAGATGTTGAGAAGGCTATGCCAGATGTGGAGCCGGCTGATTTGAATCCTCGCAAGAGGGGTCGTCGAGAAGTCGAAGGGGAGAATTGTGGAGATGGTGGGATTGTTGAAGGGGATGCGTCGGTTGGTGGGGTGAATAGAACCCTTACACTGGTTGGTAACAGGGCGACGATGGCCCCTACCATCGACCCCCGACAGAAAAAAGGAGTTGTGAGGGTTGATATCCAGCCCCATGAACGCTGGACAGGTAGAACAACTGTGTTGTTGAGGGTTTTCGATCTTTTTCATCTCCCTCAAGATGCGATTGCTTTCGATGGGCGTCGTCGAGAGGATTTAGCGGATCGTTGTAAGAGCCGTGCTGGAAGG ATTTTATGCATATTGTAG